GTATCTTCGACCGCGAGACCGGCCGCGGCCAACGGCGCACGAGGCAGGTGAACCACGCAGGAGGACGCATGCTCGAGGTTCGTGACGTCTCGAAACGCTACGGCGCCTTCACCGCGGTGCGGCACGTCAGCTTCGCCGTGAAGCCCGGCGAAGTCCTCGGCTACCTCGGGCCCAACGGGTCGGGCAAGTCCACGACCGTCCGCATGCTCGTGGGGCTGATGCCGCCCACGAGCGGCGCTATTCTCCTCGATGGTGAGGACATCCATCGCGATCTCGTCGCATACAAGGCGCAGATCGGGTACGTGCCGGAGGAGGCACACGTCTACACGTATCTCACGGGGCCCGAGTACCTGCGACTGAGCGGCCGCCTGCGGGGCATTCCCGACGGCCTGCTCGACCGCAAGATCGATCGTCTGCTGAACCTGTTCGAGCTCGATACCGACTACCACGCGCCGCTG
The Acidobacteriota bacterium genome window above contains:
- a CDS encoding ABC transporter ATP-binding protein; the protein is MLEVRDVSKRYGAFTAVRHVSFAVKPGEVLGYLGPNGSGKSTTVRMLVGLMPPTSGAILLDGEDIHRDLVAYKAQIGYVPEEAHVYTYLTGPEYLRLSGRLRGIPDGLLDRKIDRLLNLFELDTDYHAPLSSFSKGMRQKVLLSAALLHNPRIVVLDEPASGLDVSTALVLRTVVRSLADDGRIIFYSSHELDTVERISTRVMILHEGTVVADDSPQRLRELAHVPSLEDVFAKLTVRQQLDEIAGGVIEAVRLR